The Candidatus Ancaeobacter aquaticus genomic interval TCAGTTTTTATGTCAACATAATACTTCGAATCCAATGCGAATTTGCTCATACAAGGCGTTTACCACTAAAATATCGTAAATAGAATGACTTATGGTGAGCTAAAATACTTTGTTGCGGAATTGCTGTATTCGAGTGCGAATCACAAAACACGAATTCCGAGCTACGATACCGTTCTTACCACCATTTCAACTTTACCAATTATTTTAAAATCATCATTTTTCTCTACGATTATCGGTGTCATTGACTGATTTTCTGGTTTAAGAATGATATGATCGTTCTTTTTAAAGAATCTTTTCAGTGTGACCTCTCCGTTTACCATTGCTACGATGATGTCACTATTTTCTGCGCATGGTTGAAACTTTATTAATACAAGGTCCCCATCATTTATGTAGGCATCGATCATGCTCTCGCCAGTTACTTTGAGTAAGAAGTAGTCTTTGTTTTCTGGTGAATGAGAAGGAAAAGAAAAGAATCCTTCTATATGTTCTTCTGAAAGAATCGGCCTTCCTGCTGCGACGCTGCCAATAATGGGTAGACCCTTTTTTTGAAGTGTATCTAGTAGTTTTATGCTTCGCGTTTTTTTAGCAGTGCGTTCTATATATCCTTTTTTTTCAAGTGCAAAGAGGTGTTTTTGCGCTGCTTTTGGACCGGTGAACCCTAAAAGATCTGCAAGCTCTCTTATTGTGGGGGGATATCCTGCTTCATTTAAGAATTGTTTAATTATTGAAAGTACATTTTCTTGTTTTTTAGTGAGAGTAGGTTTCATGGTATCTCCTTTTTGTTGTATGGTCTACAAATGTAGACCATATGTGAAATTCCGTCAAGATAAAATATCAGCACACTAATAATAAATACATGATCCATTATGGAGCTAATGTCTCATAATAGAGCATTGTTTTATTGCTCAAAAGGATAGTGATGCTCGCTCTCAT includes:
- the lexA gene encoding transcriptional repressor LexA, producing the protein MKPTLTKKQENVLSIIKQFLNEAGYPPTIRELADLLGFTGPKAAQKHLFALEKKGYIERTAKKTRSIKLLDTLQKKGLPIIGSVAAGRPILSEEHIEGFFSFPSHSPENKDYFLLKVTGESMIDAYINDGDLVLIKFQPCAENSDIIVAMVNGEVTLKRFFKKNDHIILKPENQSMTPIIVEKNDDFKIIGKVEMVVRTVS